From a region of the Falco peregrinus isolate bFalPer1 chromosome 5, bFalPer1.pri, whole genome shotgun sequence genome:
- the TNFRSF13B gene encoding tumor necrosis factor receptor superfamily member 13B: protein MAQALIKSISNNKPPEQCVGSGLELAVQWQQPRGTRRRRKVKSMDGTHVGRDAMNNCTDQQYWDTLVCQCIPCSLVCSRPTVRRCAALCESMDCNRKAGFYYDKLLNNCINCTMVCGQHPKQCAQSCEAGALGATPAPPATLVTASPPAAVLEPKSCMEQEPWLVVYLLLGLCLCALVCFLLLGWTHLRRKGEVVSCQASAGTCHRREDSSKDHLVEAGSVGDGSTGSRVPEPMETCSFCFPGHGSAVQETKPCHGTSYHIGERAAPSHTGICSMGSAGAIPSPDDGHFKIICSPSQEKTPMA from the exons ATGGCCCAGGCACTAATCAAATCTATCTCTAATAATAAACCTCCCGAGCAATGTGTGGGCTCGGGGCTGGAGCTCGCAGTGCAATGGCAGCAGCCGAGAGGGACTAGACGCCGCAGGAAAGTCAAAT CCATGGATGGGACGCACGTCGGGCGGGATGCCATGAACAACTGCACAGACCAGCAGTACTGGGACACCCTCGTTTGCCAGTGCATCCCCTGCAGCCTTGTATGCAGCCGGCCCACAGTGAGGAGGTGTGCTGCGCTGTGCG AGTCCATGGACTGCAACAGGAAAGCCGGCTTCTACTATGACAAGCTCCTGAACAACTGCATCAACTGCACCATGGTCTGTGGGCAGCACCCAAAGCAGTGTGCCCAGTCCTGTGAAG cGGGTGCCCTGGGGGCCACCCCTGCTCCGCCAGCCACCCTGGTCACGGCCTCGCCACCAGCGGCTGTGCTGGAGCCGAAGTCGTGCATGGAGCAGGAGCCGTGGCTGGTGGTGTACCTGCTGCTGGGCCTCTGCCTCTGTGCCCTCGTCTGCTTCCTGCTCCTGGGCTGGACCCACCTGCGCAGGAAGGGAGAGGTGGTCTCCTGCCAAGCCAGCGCGGGGACCTGCCACCGCAGGGAGGACTCCTCCAAAG ATCATCTGGTGGAAGCGGGCAGCGTTGGTGATGGATCCACTGGCAGCAGGGTCCCAGAGCCAATGGAAACCTGTAGTTTCTGCTTCCCTGGACATGGCTCCGCTGTACAAGAGACCAAACCATGCCACGGCACCTCCTATCACATAGGGGAAAGAGCTGCTCCCTCTCACACCGGGATATGCAGCATGGGAAGTGCTGGGGCCATTCCCAGCCCTGACGATGGTCACTTCAAAATCATATGTTCTCCTTCACAAGAAAAGACGCCCATGGCATGA